In a single window of the Gossypium hirsutum isolate 1008001.06 chromosome D02, Gossypium_hirsutum_v2.1, whole genome shotgun sequence genome:
- the LOC107909311 gene encoding transcription factor MYB4 → MVRTPCCDKTGLRKGTWTPEEDRKLMAYVTRYGCWNWRQLPKFAGLARCGKSCRLRWMNYLRPNIKRGSYSKEEEETIIRLHDSLGNRWSAIAAQLPGRTDNEVKNHWHTTLKKRFKHKPSAAAKDGKDNSSQDPKLRRGTSREKEETKLNDVDHLLISSPNPPLILESSLSSQQPASSDQNSSNTNTDIHTDTLLEAYEAESSNFWTEPFLSDINYMWSDVSSVVPYEADQFPLLDGEILYPFDFYDQVQGLDL, encoded by the exons ATGGTGAGAACACCTTGCTGTGATAAAACTGGACTGAGGAAAGGAACCTGGACTCCAGAGGAAGATCGGAAACTAATGGCTTATGTTACCAGATATGGCTGCTGGAATTGGCGTCAACTCCCAAAGTTTGCTG GTCTGGCAAGGTGTGGAAAGAGTTGCAGGCTGCGATGGATGAATTATTTAAGGCCTAATATCAAAAGAGGAAGTTACagcaaggaagaagaagagactATCATCAGATTACATGACTCATTGGGAAACAG GTGGTCTGCCATTGCTGCGCAGTTACCAGGAAGAACAGATAACGAAGTAAAGAACCATTGGCATACAACTCTGAAGAAGCGCTTTAAACATAAACCATCAGCAGCAGCAAAAGATGGGAAAGATAACAGTAGTCAAGATCCAAAACTCAGGCGTGGGACAAGTCGAGAGAAagaagaaacaaagctaaacgaCGTTGATCATCTTCTAATAAGTTCCCCAAATCCTCCTTTGATACTTGAAAGCTCACTCTCATCTCAACAACCAGCCTCAAGCGATCAAAACTCCTCCAATACCAATACCGATATCCATACCGATACCTTGTTAGAAGCCTACGAGGCAGAAAGTAGCAATTTCTGGACAGAACCATTTTTGTCCGACATTAATTACATGTGGAGTGATGTATCGTCGGTAGTACCCTATGAAGCTGATCAGTTTCCATTACTCGATGGAGAAATATTATACCCTTTTGATTTCTACGATCAGGTTCAAGGCCTCGACCTCTAA